In one Juglans regia cultivar Chandler chromosome 11, Walnut 2.0, whole genome shotgun sequence genomic region, the following are encoded:
- the LOC109020625 gene encoding transcription factor bHLH94-like, with translation MALEAVVYPQDPFAYSGYNLLAGSNWSYDLGPEREDEQAGGTFDFLENQTENCLYGDYHSSTSSMLPHLNELHSYNPSLDATNATALTADESQQLVDTSTTTMPSRPKRRRAKSRKNKEEIENQRMTHIAVERNRRKQMNEYLSVLRSLMPDSYVQRGDQASIIGGAINFVKELEQRLQLLGAHNEMEENSDACASLPFSEFFTFPQYSTSSNYCDNSVVMTEQVGETRLAIADIEVTMVESHANLKIRSKRRPKQLLKVVSGLHTLRLTVLHLNVTTVDEIVLYSLSVKVEDDCKLSSVDEIATAVHQMLGRIKEEAMLN, from the exons ATGGCACTTGAAGCTGTGGTTTATCCACAAGACCCATTTGCTTACAGCGGCTACAACTTGTTAGCAGGAAGCAATTGGAGCTATGACTTGGGCCCAGAAAGAGAAGATGAACAAGCTGGCGGTACCTTCGATTTTCTCGAGAACCAAACGGAAAACTGCCTATATGGAGATTACCATTCCTCAACTTCTTCAATGCTACCACATCTGAATGAACTGCACAGCTACAATCCATCCTTAGACGCCACCAATGCTACTGCGTTAACTGCTGACGAATCCCAACAATTAGTTGATACATCAACAACCACCATGCCCAGTCGTCCGAAGAGACGTCGGGCAAAGAgtagaaagaacaaagaagaaaTCGAGAACCAAAGAATGACTCACATTGCTGTAGAGCGGAATCGAAGAAAGCAAATGAATGAATATCTCTCCGTGCTTCGTTCTTTGATGCCAGACTCCTACGTCCAAAGG GGTGACCAAGCATCTATTATAGGGGGTGCCATTAATTTTGTTAAGGAGCTTGAACAACGTCTGCAATTGCTTGGTGCTCATAACGAAATGGAGGAAAACTCCGATGCTTGTGCATCTTTGCCTTTCTCTGAGTTCTTCACCTTTCCGCAGTACTCAACAAGTTCGAATTACTGTGATAATTCTGTGGTCATGACTGAACAAGTGGGGGAGACACGATTGGCCATTGCTGATATAGAAGTAACCATGGTAGAGAGCCATGCAAACCTCAAAATAAGATCAAAAAGACGGCCAAAGCAGCTTCTTAAGGTTGTCTCTGGGTTGCATACTTTGCGCCTCACAGTGCTTCACCTCAATGTCACAACTGTAGACGAAATTGTGCTGTATTCTCTCAGTGTCAAG GTAGAAGATGATTGCAAGCTGAGTTCAGTGGATGAGATCGCCACAGCAGTGCATCAGATGCTAGGTAGGATTAAAGAAGAGGCAATGCTGAATTAA